In Paracoccus fistulariae, a single window of DNA contains:
- a CDS encoding amino acid synthesis family protein produces the protein MPAEIRKTLLHVEETLIEGGKAAPVPLKMIAAVAVIKNPWAGQGFVEDLRPAILDCAPGLGALLTEMILKAAGGGEHVEGYGKSAIVGTDGEVEHASALIHTLRFGNHYREAVGARSYLAFCNTRGPANAPLLIPLMDKNDAGRRSHYLTIQLSVADAPAADEIVIALGASIGGRPHHRIGDRYQDLKELGHDVENPAAV, from the coding sequence ATGCCGGCTGAAATCCGCAAGACATTGCTGCATGTCGAAGAGACATTGATCGAGGGCGGGAAGGCCGCGCCGGTGCCGCTGAAGATGATCGCGGCCGTCGCCGTGATCAAAAATCCCTGGGCCGGTCAGGGCTTTGTCGAGGATCTGCGCCCGGCCATCCTGGATTGCGCCCCCGGCCTTGGCGCCCTGCTGACAGAGATGATCCTGAAGGCTGCAGGCGGCGGTGAGCATGTCGAGGGTTACGGGAAATCGGCCATCGTCGGGACGGATGGCGAGGTCGAGCATGCCTCGGCGCTGATCCACACGCTGCGTTTCGGCAATCATTACCGCGAGGCTGTCGGCGCCAGATCGTATCTGGCCTTCTGCAACACGCGCGGCCCGGCCAATGCGCCCCTGCTGATCCCTCTGATGGACAAGAACGATGCCGGCAGGCGCAGCCATTACCTGACGATCCAGCTCTCGGTGGCCGATGCGCCCGCAGCGGATGAGATCGTGATCGCGCTTGGCGCCTCGATCGGCGGGCGGCCGCATCACCGCATCGGCGACCGTTACCAGGATCTGAAAGAGCTTGGCCATGACGTTGAAAACCCTGCCGCTGTCTGA
- a CDS encoding alpha/beta fold hydrolase, translating to MTLKTLPLSDPYGSVAYRAAGQGEPVVLIHGVGMQSAAWGPQIKALSQTHRVIALDMPGHGGSSALPQGSTLTDYVAWLHAVLVAADVDRVSLAGHSMGALIAGGFAASHPGMVSRVALLNGVFRRDAPMRAAVEARAAAIRAGRLDTETPLQRWFGDSDLEASARRQVAQWLNAVDPVGYATAYTAFAGGDSTYAERFGAISCPLLAITGDNDPNSTPAMARAMADAAPQGRAVIVEGHRHMVNLTAPELINAELRRWLETDCTLEETS from the coding sequence ATGACGTTGAAAACCCTGCCGCTGTCTGATCCCTATGGCTCGGTCGCCTATCGGGCGGCGGGTCAGGGTGAGCCGGTCGTGCTGATCCACGGCGTCGGCATGCAATCCGCCGCATGGGGCCCCCAGATCAAGGCGCTGTCGCAGACCCACCGGGTGATTGCGCTGGATATGCCCGGCCATGGCGGCAGCAGCGCCCTGCCACAGGGCAGCACGCTGACCGATTACGTCGCCTGGCTTCATGCGGTGTTGGTTGCGGCTGATGTGGACAGGGTCAGTCTGGCAGGGCATTCCATGGGGGCGCTGATCGCGGGTGGCTTCGCGGCCAGCCATCCCGGGATGGTCAGCCGTGTGGCGCTGCTGAATGGCGTCTTTCGCCGCGACGCCCCGATGCGCGCAGCCGTCGAGGCGCGGGCAGCCGCGATCCGCGCGGGGCGGCTTGATACCGAAACGCCCTTGCAGCGCTGGTTTGGCGACAGCGATCTTGAGGCATCGGCACGCAGGCAGGTCGCCCAATGGCTGAACGCCGTGGACCCGGTCGGCTATGCGACGGCCTATACTGCCTTTGCCGGTGGCGACTCGACCTATGCCGAACGTTTCGGCGCCATTTCCTGCCCCTTGCTGGCGATCACCGGCGACAACGATCCCAATTCTACCCCGGCCATGGCCCGCGCCATGGCCGACGCCGCACCGCAGGGCAGGGCCGTCATCGTCGAAGGGCACCGGCACATGGTCAACCTGACCGCGCCGGAGCTGATCAATGCCGAACTGCGCCGCTGGCTGGAAACCGATTGCACCCTGGAGGAGACGTCATGA
- a CDS encoding flavin reductase — translation MTQHDPRALRNAFGTFMTGVTVVTGKTADGTPIGFTANSFTSVSLDPPLVLVCLANRSSNFDHFAAAGGFAVNVLSEEQKDISNTFARPVEDRFAAVDWRDGPHGAPVIEGVSAWFDCSMHDTVNAGDHLILIGRVEAFDTSPAPGLGYARGAYVTPALEKAALEQGVDVVLAALIRREHKVLLVEGRDGALTLPEARVGKVGVSGTLAALLERTGLSAEPGFIYSVYDDAIRGCQQITFQCAAEQGAPGMGAFTELDPAMLGRVADPAMRQMLTRFAEETRIGNFGIYYGNQDSGQVRRVSAGG, via the coding sequence ATGACGCAACACGACCCGCGCGCCCTGCGCAACGCTTTTGGCACCTTCATGACAGGTGTCACCGTCGTGACTGGCAAGACCGCCGATGGCACGCCGATCGGATTTACCGCCAATTCCTTCACCTCGGTGTCGCTTGATCCGCCGCTTGTGTTGGTCTGCCTTGCCAACAGATCCAGCAATTTCGACCATTTCGCGGCGGCCGGGGGCTTTGCGGTGAATGTCCTGTCAGAGGAACAGAAAGACATTTCCAACACCTTCGCACGCCCGGTCGAGGATCGTTTCGCAGCCGTTGACTGGCGCGACGGGCCGCATGGCGCGCCGGTGATCGAGGGGGTGTCGGCCTGGTTCGATTGTTCGATGCACGATACCGTCAACGCTGGCGATCATCTCATCCTGATCGGTCGGGTCGAGGCGTTCGATACCAGCCCGGCGCCCGGTCTTGGCTATGCGCGCGGCGCCTATGTCACGCCTGCGTTGGAGAAGGCGGCGCTGGAACAGGGCGTGGATGTGGTTCTGGCCGCCCTGATCCGGCGCGAGCACAAGGTGCTTTTGGTCGAGGGCCGCGATGGTGCCCTGACCCTGCCCGAGGCGCGCGTCGGCAAGGTCGGCGTCTCGGGCACCCTGGCCGCGCTGCTGGAACGCACAGGCCTGAGCGCCGAGCCGGGCTTCATCTATTCGGTTTACGACGATGCCATTCGCGGATGTCAGCAGATCACCTTCCAATGCGCCGCCGAACAGGGCGCGCCGGGCATGGGCGCATTCACCGAACTTGACCCGGCAATGCTCGGCCGCGTCGCCGATCCCGCGATGCGGCAGATGCTGACGCGCTTTGCCGAGGAAACGCGGATCGGAAATTTCGGCATCTATTACGGAAATCAGGACAGCGGCCAGGTTCGCAGGGTTTCGGCAGGGGGCTGA
- a CDS encoding LLM class flavin-dependent oxidoreductase, translating into MKFSLFAHMERISAEQDQRRIYDEFLALCRIADEGGMHAIWTGEHHGMNFTIAPNPLISLVDIARQTRNLRLGTGTVIAPFWHPIRLAGEAAMVDIITDGRLELGIARGAYNFEYERLLPGLDAWGAGQRMRELIPAVKALWKGDYTHEGEFYTFPKTTSAPQPVQPGGPPIWVAARDPNSHEFAVSQGCNVQVTPLWKGEEEIAFLMETFKAACQKYPDQPRPRIMLLQHTYVADSPADVKVAAQELNRFYCYFGAWFMNKREIEQGLIAPLSDAEIAAHPFYSPEAMERDLVIGEPQDVIRRLKHYEALGYDEYAFWIDSSMTFARKKASLQRFIAEVMPAFQ; encoded by the coding sequence ATGAAATTCTCACTCTTCGCGCATATGGAGCGGATCTCGGCCGAACAGGATCAGCGGCGGATCTATGACGAATTTCTGGCGCTGTGCCGGATTGCCGACGAAGGCGGCATGCATGCCATCTGGACAGGTGAACATCACGGCATGAATTTCACCATCGCTCCGAATCCGCTGATCAGCCTTGTCGATATTGCCCGACAGACAAGAAATCTGCGGCTTGGCACCGGCACCGTGATCGCGCCCTTCTGGCATCCGATCCGTCTGGCGGGCGAAGCTGCGATGGTCGACATCATCACCGATGGTCGGCTTGAACTAGGCATCGCGCGCGGGGCCTATAATTTCGAATATGAGCGGCTGCTGCCGGGCCTTGACGCCTGGGGCGCGGGCCAGCGCATGCGCGAGCTGATCCCGGCGGTAAAGGCGCTGTGGAAGGGCGATTATACCCATGAGGGCGAATTTTATACCTTCCCCAAGACCACCTCGGCCCCGCAGCCCGTGCAACCGGGCGGCCCGCCGATCTGGGTCGCGGCGCGCGATCCCAACAGCCATGAATTTGCCGTCTCGCAAGGGTGCAATGTGCAGGTCACGCCACTGTGGAAGGGCGAAGAGGAAATCGCCTTCCTCATGGAGACGTTCAAGGCCGCCTGCCAGAAATATCCAGACCAGCCCCGTCCCAGGATCATGCTGTTGCAGCACACCTATGTCGCGGACAGCCCGGCGGATGTGAAGGTCGCCGCGCAAGAGCTGAACCGCTTCTACTGCTATTTCGGCGCGTGGTTCATGAACAAGCGCGAGATCGAACAGGGCCTGATCGCGCCGCTGAGCGATGCGGAAATCGCCGCCCATCCCTTCTATTCGCCCGAGGCGATGGAGCGCGATCTGGTCATTGGCGAGCCGCAGGACGTGATCCGCCGGCTGAAGCATTACGAGGCGCTTGGCTATGACGAATATGCCTTCTGGATCGATTCCAGCATGACATTCGCGCGCAAGAAAGCCTCGCTTCAACGCTTCATCGCCGAGGTCATGCCCGCCTTTCAGTAA
- a CDS encoding aldehyde dehydrogenase, whose product MQRFQHYIDGEFLDGSAQFESLDPATGQPWALMPEARRDDVNRAVDAAARAFNAPEWADMTASQRGRLLMRLADLLAENAPRLAALETRDTGKIIRETSAQIAYVAEYYRYYAGLADKIEGAHLPIDKPDMEVWLRREPIGVVAAIVPWNSQLFLSAVKIGPALAAGCTVVLKASEEAPAPLLEFARIFDQAGFPKGVLNVITGFGAECGAVLTSHPKVAHVAFTGGPDTARHILRNSAENLASTSLELGGKSPFIVFGDADIDSAVNAQVSGIFAATGQSCVAGSRLIVQNSIRDAFLDALRRKAESAVIGPPDEMATEIGPLCTLRQREHAIGLIERSVEQGARLITGGRALDREGFYFPPTILDCSATPDAPCVTQEFFGPVLSVVGFDTEDEAVGIANATEFGLASGVFTRDLARAHRLIRRIRAGIVWVNTYRAVSPIAPFGGYGLSGHGREGGIAAALDYTTVKAVWLRTSEDPIPDPFVMR is encoded by the coding sequence ATGCAGCGCTTTCAGCACTATATCGACGGCGAATTCTTGGACGGATCGGCGCAGTTCGAAAGCCTCGATCCGGCGACCGGTCAGCCCTGGGCGCTGATGCCAGAGGCGCGGCGCGACGATGTGAACCGCGCGGTCGATGCCGCCGCGCGGGCGTTCAATGCGCCCGAATGGGCCGACATGACGGCCAGCCAGCGCGGCAGGCTGCTGATGCGGCTGGCCGATCTGCTGGCCGAAAACGCGCCGCGACTGGCGGCGCTGGAAACCCGCGATACCGGCAAGATCATCCGCGAAACCAGCGCGCAGATCGCCTATGTCGCGGAATATTACCGTTACTATGCAGGTCTTGCCGACAAGATCGAAGGCGCGCATCTGCCCATCGACAAGCCCGATATGGAGGTCTGGCTGCGGCGCGAACCGATTGGCGTGGTGGCGGCCATCGTGCCCTGGAATTCGCAGCTGTTCCTGTCGGCGGTCAAAATCGGCCCGGCCCTTGCCGCGGGCTGCACCGTGGTGCTGAAAGCCTCGGAAGAGGCGCCGGCGCCGCTGCTGGAATTCGCGCGGATCTTTGATCAGGCGGGCTTCCCCAAAGGCGTGCTGAACGTGATCACCGGCTTTGGTGCGGAATGCGGCGCGGTGCTGACAAGCCATCCCAAGGTGGCCCATGTCGCCTTCACCGGCGGTCCGGACACGGCGCGGCATATCCTGCGCAACTCGGCCGAAAATCTGGCCTCGACCTCGCTGGAACTTGGCGGCAAATCGCCCTTCATCGTCTTTGGCGATGCGGATATCGACAGCGCCGTGAATGCGCAGGTGTCGGGCATCTTCGCGGCGACCGGGCAAAGCTGCGTGGCCGGGTCGCGTCTGATCGTCCAGAATTCGATCAGGGATGCCTTTCTGGATGCGCTGCGCCGCAAGGCCGAAAGCGCGGTGATCGGACCCCCGGACGAGATGGCGACCGAGATCGGACCGCTCTGCACCCTGCGTCAGCGCGAGCATGCCATCGGGTTGATCGAACGTTCCGTTGAACAGGGCGCGCGGCTGATCACCGGCGGGCGGGCGCTGGATCGCGAGGGCTTCTATTTCCCGCCCACGATCCTTGATTGTTCGGCGACGCCCGATGCGCCCTGCGTCACGCAGGAATTCTTTGGCCCGGTGCTGTCGGTCGTCGGCTTCGATACCGAAGACGAAGCGGTCGGGATCGCCAATGCGACGGAATTCGGTCTGGCGTCTGGGGTCTTTACCCGCGACCTGGCCCGCGCGCATCGCCTGATCCGCCGTATCCGGGCGGGGATCGTCTGGGTCAACACCTATCGCGCCGTCAGCCCGATCGCGCCTTTCGGGGGCTATGGATTATCCGGACATGGCCGCGAAGGGGGGATCGCGGCGGCGCTGGATTACACGACGGTCAAGGCCGTCTGGCTCAGGACAAGCGAGGATCCGATCCCGGATCCATTCGTCATGCGCTGA
- a CDS encoding BCCT family transporter — protein MTSIKPPVTDLDIPTEEKGFYEGFSKAVTLGSKALIGILIVWAIAVPENAGAVLSGIRSTIDANTGSWYMYAMAFYLIVSIALAALPATGRIRLGGAESRPEFSAFSWISMMIGAGTGIGMLTYSSAEPLFHLASNPEVIMGEATAMAADNVRNAMKWSFFHWGLSAWGCYAMIGLALAFFAYVRGLPLTIRSALTPLFGRSLEGPLGHLFDILSVIATVLGVAVTLGYGVSQFAAGVHNITGMGWLMNDEGTPTVTAMLVALLIVMGLSTVSALSGVGKGIKWLSNINMGLSFFVLAFLLIFGSTIFALKSLFLGIWDYVIAMPGMVTTIWRPDGVEGSVATQLAEWQGAWTIFYWAWWIAFAPFVGLFLARISRGRTIREYVLGAMIVPTIIHCVWFSFAGGTAIDLTLNGGAGDQITGAGISSQLFEIINYLLTPVLAKMMSALIVVLLLTYLVTSADSAVLIVNTISAAGDESPKGRIHILTWGAIFTLVIGGLLVAGGLDAINTAMIIGALPFSVVMVLMGVSLIKALIRDGMRRRRGEAVKPELAE, from the coding sequence ATGACGTCTATCAAACCACCTGTAACGGATCTTGATATCCCGACCGAAGAGAAAGGTTTCTACGAAGGCTTCTCGAAGGCGGTGACGCTTGGATCCAAGGCCTTGATCGGTATCCTGATCGTCTGGGCCATCGCCGTGCCAGAGAATGCCGGCGCGGTCCTGAGCGGCATCCGTTCGACCATAGATGCCAATACCGGCAGCTGGTACATGTATGCCATGGCCTTTTACCTGATCGTGTCGATCGCATTGGCCGCCTTGCCCGCAACCGGCCGCATCCGTCTGGGCGGTGCAGAAAGCAGGCCTGAATTTTCCGCATTTTCATGGATCTCGATGATGATCGGCGCGGGAACCGGCATCGGGATGCTGACATATTCCAGCGCCGAGCCCCTGTTCCATCTGGCCTCCAACCCCGAAGTGATTATGGGCGAAGCCACCGCCATGGCAGCGGATAATGTGCGCAACGCGATGAAATGGTCCTTCTTCCACTGGGGCCTGTCGGCATGGGGATGCTATGCCATGATCGGGCTGGCCCTGGCCTTCTTTGCCTATGTGCGGGGCTTGCCACTGACGATCCGCTCGGCGCTGACGCCGCTCTTCGGGCGCTCGCTTGAAGGTCCGCTGGGGCATCTGTTCGACATCCTGTCGGTGATCGCCACGGTTCTGGGCGTCGCAGTCACATTGGGCTATGGCGTGTCGCAATTTGCCGCCGGGGTCCACAATATCACCGGCATGGGCTGGCTGATGAATGACGAGGGCACGCCCACCGTAACGGCGATGCTGGTCGCGCTGCTGATCGTCATGGGCCTGTCGACAGTGTCCGCGCTGTCAGGGGTCGGCAAGGGCATCAAATGGCTGTCGAATATCAATATGGGCCTGTCCTTTTTCGTCCTGGCCTTCCTGCTGATCTTCGGTTCGACAATCTTCGCGCTGAAATCGCTGTTCTTGGGGATTTGGGATTATGTCATCGCCATGCCCGGCATGGTGACAACCATCTGGCGCCCGGACGGTGTCGAGGGCAGCGTGGCCACCCAGCTTGCCGAATGGCAGGGCGCCTGGACGATTTTCTACTGGGCCTGGTGGATCGCCTTCGCCCCCTTTGTCGGGCTGTTTCTGGCCCGCATCTCGCGCGGGCGGACGATCCGCGAATATGTGCTGGGCGCCATGATCGTCCCGACGATCATCCATTGCGTCTGGTTTTCCTTCGCCGGCGGCACGGCCATCGACCTGACCCTGAATGGCGGGGCGGGCGATCAGATCACCGGGGCCGGTATCAGCTCGCAACTGTTCGAAATCATCAATTATCTGCTGACGCCGGTGCTGGCCAAGATGATGTCCGCCCTGATCGTGGTGCTGTTGCTGACATATCTGGTCACCTCGGCGGATTCGGCGGTGCTGATCGTCAACACGATCTCGGCCGCGGGCGATGAAAGCCCCAAGGGCCGGATCCACATCCTGACATGGGGCGCGATCTTCACGCTGGTGATCGGCGGGCTTCTGGTGGCCGGCGGGCTTGATGCGATCAATACCGCGATGATTATCGGCGCGCTGCCCTTTTCGGTGGTGATGGTGTTGATGGGGGTTTCCCTGATCAAGGCGCTGATCCGCGACGGCATGCGCAGGCGGCGGGGCGAGGCCGTCAAACCAGAACTTGCGGAATAA